The Ziziphus jujuba cultivar Dongzao chromosome 3, ASM3175591v1 region tgaaatttaaaattacaaaacacaTAAAAATGTTCAAAGATATGAGCTCAAACTCCCATCTTTTTGAAACCACTACCTCAACACCCAAAAGAATTtatagaacaaaaataaaaccgaCCAACAGGATGTTAAAAAAGTTACAATCTTGGACTTAATGAAAACCAAAACTTCCAAAATATACACAAGTAAGCATCCACTTGCAGGTTGAAAAGTGAAGATTTCTAATTTAAACCAGCAATAGAAATGCTGTGAACAAGccaaaaatataacaaacaaaacaagcaacttaactttaaaataaataaataaaatacacacaaGTAAGCATCCACTTGCAGGTTGAAAAGTGAAGATTTCCAATTTATACCAGCAATAGAAATGCTCTGACCaagccaaaaacaaaacaaacaaaacaaacaacttaacttttaaaaaaaaaaaaaaatgtcaacctTTTAAACATATTACATCAAATTTTTCAGGTAATCAGATCCAAGGATTCAAAAACATGTTACAAACAAGTCCCAGGAAAAACTTCCACATAATTTTCATCCCACACAATTTTCCCCATAAACCAAACAGACCCACAACACCAAACACAAAACAAGAACAGAAAAACAAAGAGTATAAACACAGACACAGAGAGAAAATAAGATCTGGGTTTTAGCTTACTCTTGCCAAGCAGAGAGAATAAACACAGACACAAAGAGAACCCTCCCAACGAAGGAAACGAAAGCCATGGATGTACGGACAGGACTCCCCGAGAAGACACcgaggaaaagagagagagagagaaagagagagatatctatatatatatatatatatggaaaaacaaacaaaaaccctTTGGTTTCGGGCCGGCTGAATCtgtatatttacaaatatacacAGTAGTAGttaatatagagagagagagattggtaAGGCTCGGACAGCTTGGAGCGAACAAAGGTGAGCAGTCAGATTGAGGAACGGCGTCGTATATAAGGAAAGACGCAGAGAGGGAAATGTGGGTCTGCAAAAGTGAAAGGTCAAAAAAGTCAAGCGGTGGTTGTCTCTTTCACGTACTCGCTGGTTTACTCTAATTACCTGCACTCGCACTTTGGAGCGTCCTAACACGTATTATTATCCAATCATATTGCTCGGATGCTCGGATGCTCGGATCGAGAAGTTGGGTTACCACGTGGCAACATAGTGGGAGCGAGTAATTTGCTGCTGCTCAAGTCCAAGAGTAGTGGATAGGTTTTGTTGTCAACTTTTAAGGTATGGGGAGGGGCTTTTGAAATGCCTTGAGGTTTAACTATTTTTACGTTACTGCCCCtttgtttaaattttcttttctttttttttccttttttttgcttttgtttttaagtTGAACTTCATTGATtggtttgttattattattattatttaaagtaGAACTTCTAATTGGGAAATCTCAGAAGCAATTTATATGGttccatgattttttttcttttttatttttccgatAAAAATATGGTTCCATTATTTGCATCTACCATCACACCCAACAATTATAAAGACTATTATTATGGTAGAATTAAAATCATCTACCATAGCAATGATTGTTACATACAAGTCTGTATTcccatttttaaacaaaatacatagaaagtaaaataaaatacagaGATAAtggttcaattattttttagtttctctCTTATTCATTATTGCCACTTTCATTTATAAGAAtcaaattgttttgttttttttttcccctcttttccttgtaaaaaaaaaaaaataatgcaacCCATCTACTCACTAACAAAAATACCATACTATCtttacattattaattaatatacaaccaataattaaaaatgtaatattaatGAAAGTCATTCAACATTATGCATAAAAATTTCCTAATCATATCAGgggatttctttttctttactttgAATCATTTGTTGTTGGTAAATTATTTACTTTGAATGATTCATCATACAATTATGACCACAAAACATCTTGAATGCCATTTTAACTTTACCAAAATGTaacatgaaaaaacaaaaacaaaagaggaaCAATATGTTTTCAATCTCAATGTAACTTtgctttattaaattaaatacaacaTGGCAATAATGGAACTAAGCAAAACCAAACCACCCCTCACATGGAATctgaatttttctctttttaatttttgttatcctCTAACAAAAGCATCAGAGGGATTGCAAAGTATATAAGATTGGTATAAGAAAAGTAGTGGGTAAAGAAAAAGCTTTTGCCAAGTCATAAGCACTTGCAAAGAAGATTTGAAGCTTTGAATCTATAAGTCAATTtcacaccaaaaacaaaaaatatatataaaaacaaacgcAACCAGGCAGTTTAGGCCCATGTTGTGATTAGATCCACACTATTCAATTAAGGCAGGCTCATGCATGAGCATGACTTtagcaaattttataattctcaatttattcttaattttccATCTTCGTACTTTTATTGTATGCTTTGTATTTTGCCATTAAAGATACAAAGTGGAGATCAATTGTCTTACGTCTTATGAAAGCAGATTTGTAGTAGCACGTGAAATACAACTCCTATTGGATTTTATAATCAAAGTTAATCAGATTTTGTTCAACATTATTtgcccttttgttttttttcatgttgCTAGTTATTTACAATAGAGAGAGCATAGTTTTAGAACATATTAACGACTTAAATGGGAATTAATGATTTAATACAAATCTAAGTTACTTTAATGAAAGTGAAATTAATGCAAAATCTTATTTAATTCCAAAGGtaaatttaaatacttattaGAGGGCTCTTAACAAACctcttaaatattttgttattgtcTTTCATTTAAAGTTtcatgattatatataaattgcatAATTGcacatataattttgttatgaacacacttataaattgtttttttttttttgcgtgtTTATAAGTGAATTTGGTATTGAATTCTTGACATTTTACATGACTTGAAGCTTGAAAATCGACCATTGAAAATTGAGCAACATTGTCTATATAGATTGGAAAAATTACTTATATCTAACATTAATTAGAACATCTTTCTGAAGGATTTCGGAATCTTAAAAATCACTTACTTTTATAGATCCAACTTGgctgaaataaaaaaagagtaaaagctAAAAATcttaccaaatatattaaaggaaaaaaaaaaaatcctcaaaaaGAAACTAGCAAAGCGGACTTGGCCTGAATTCGGATTAGAGACTATGAACAAACACGTACAACGTACTACACGCAAGAGAAACCAGTGGAAGTGGATGGCACGCTCGGTAAATGAGTCAAAGTCTACGGCCTTTTACCCAGTCTTGATTGGATCGcaaactcttttatttttatttatttaatttactaaaaaaaaattggttttttcAATTTGCGTGTGCGTCTCACTCACAAAATATTCCagctttgattttgattttggatttttttttttggtagcttttaaaaaaattgacccATTAAAGACCCAACGACTACGCCTTTCTCtctctactctctctctctctctcttattctCTCTGTGTCTGTCTTTCTCGTGGAGTTGAAGACCAACCAACCCAGAGAGAAGGGAGCTTTCAGAACCCCTTTTGctgtagttgttattattagctctctctgtctctctttccaataacaaaataatgGGGTTCTTCTCTTTCCTCGGAAGGGTTCTCTTTGCTTCCCTTTTCATCCTCTCCGCTTGGCAAGCGTaagctctcttttttttctttctctatctctctctgtctttcttTCAGATCTGCTTGATTAGGGTTTGTTTCTTGATTTTgtctatttattatttcttcgATCTACTTAATTGACTTCTCGTATTGGGTTGCTGAtttctatgtgtgtgtgtgtgtgtgtgtgcttgtttgtgttttttttttttttttctaattatatatatatatatatatatatatatatatatatatatatggatatagaGTTGGATATTTTTAAGTATGTTGCTTGATCATATATGCAATGGCGtggttcttttttaatttttgtttctgggtttgttttgtttctgtGGAAAAGCAAAGATGTAATGTGTAAAGTGTCAAATTTATATGAGATTCTGTTGGAATGACTGGCTTGTGACTAGAGAGAGAGTATTTGATATGAAAGTTGAAAGTTGGATGTTGGAATTTTTACAACTTGAATGAGATCTATTTTAAGGGTCTTAAGGTAGGTATGGCTGAGTTTTCAATTCTCTCAGTGAGGAAGTTATTGAACTCTAACTTCGTCCGATATGTTGGAAGTAGATTAATGAAAGTCCATTCTTATGGGTATTTGATCCTTAACTTTTAACACTTTAAAGGttcttaaataatttgttaaaaggtGTAATAGAATTACCCTCTTCAGTTCACTAAACAATTTTGTTCAACTCAAATCAAATTATGTATGACACAAAGAGCATCAAGGTTTATAAGCttgagaagtttttatttatttatttttattttatatagagtGATTTAATTTGAATGGAGACATGGAAGGTAAATTGGGTGTTAATGGTGTGAAATATTACGAATGTATATTTGGTATTTAGTTGGGTTGGTAGTATTTTGTTAGGTTTGGATCAAATTATTTCCATCTAAAAGTAATGGCAATAATTTAAAGAGATAATCTTAGTTTGGAAAGTATTGGCTATTATACCTTTTTCTCGGATTGTATGTACACTTAACAGCTTTCTAGCACTGATAATTCCACCAAACTTGTAACATTATTGCTGTATTTGATAGGTATCCTCCTATATCATTTACATGATAAGAAATACTTTTTATCATTATAGACATTGTATGAGAACCCAATGTGTAATGTGTCTTTTATCATTATGTCTTAAAATTAACTAGCAGTGGCTTAACATCTCTTGGTTGGTAGCCTATTATCATATCTATGCTCAATTCATGATAAAAGTTTGCAGAAAATTGTTTCAATAGATGTTAGGTAACACAGGGCTTTTATTTAGAGGAGGTAACAGAATGGCCATATAGCATACGGCATAATGTGTTATTCTCGACTAGCAATTTGTAATACATCTTTTGACTAGCAATGGCTCAGCATCTCTTGGTTGGTAGCGTATTAGTATGGCTATGCTTGAGTCATGGGAAAAGGTTAGGTAATACAGGGCTATTTTTTTTATACGACATAACAGAGGGCCATAAAGCCTCTGCATAATGTGTTATTCTTAAAGAAAATGCATGATTCGGTGTAGCTGATTGCTTGGACTATGATGCTGTATCACTAGGATATTGTAGCACTCTATTTGTGAAGCTAATGCAGCATTTTACCTTTGTATTGACAAGGCTTCTATATATTGTTTAGGTTCAATGAATTTGGTGTTGATGGAGGGCCTGCTGCAAAGGAGTTGGTTCcgaaatttaatattttcaagaaaaatcTTTCTTCCAAGCTGGGGTTTGCATTACCAGATATTGATGTAAGAAACTTTTACTTATCCCTTTTTACTTGCTAGCATCTTGTCTTACCGATCCCAATGTGGTCTTACTTATGATGTGGAAATAATATATACAGGCTAGACAATTAGTGGCAACTATTATATCTGCAAAAGCGATTGGAGGCATCCTATTTGTATTTGGAAGCTCCCTTGGAGCTTATATCCTGGTGAGGATTTCATTTCCGTATTGCTTAGTTTGAAATGGTAACTATAATAATGGCTTATGAAATACTGTCGTTTTTTTCTGGTGTAGCTTCTTCTCTTGGCGATTACCACTCCGGTTCTGTATGACTTCTACAACTACAGTCCTGAAAAGTTCCAATTCAGTGTACTTTTGAGTGACTTCTTGCAGGTTCGTGTAAATATGTACTTGTTCTGTTGTTATTTATCTCATTTGAAAGCTTTAGTTTATTGAGTtagccatttatttatttatttattttggcagAACTTGGCGCTTTTTGGTGCACTACTTTTCTTTATCGGGATGAAGAACTCAATTCCTAAGAGGCAAATCAAGAAGAAGGCACCCAAAGCCAAGGCGGTCTAGATATGTGAAAGAAAGCAATAGTTGGTTAAAATGTTTCCAAAGGGGTTCAACTTTTAGGGTGTCAAGTAGCCGTCCATGGCCAGCCGAACTTTATTTGTGGCCTAAgcgagaaaaggaaaaataggcCTTTGAATTTAgtctttttatataaataatattgattaatgTAATGtttacaatatatttttgtttaaattgattttttagttTTGCTTTGAACACAATGAGAATGTTTGGTCTGAGGCCTTGAACAAGAGCTTCGGTTTCTCGtatggttttttcttttcttttttttttcagaagaaTATcgattataattctttttttttttttttaaataaaaggatgtcaataattattttattaattatagtttatattttcatacaaataaatgaataatgtaatattttaaatattaaatagaagaaattaaattagtTCTAGAAATTAAATCTATGAAACTCAATAAAacattagaaaataataatgaccGAGTTAAATTCTacaccctattttttttttttttaaatagtgtcATCAAACTTTAATAATTATGtaaccatattttttttattaaaaatagaaaaagaaaattgtacttggaaaaagggaaaaaaattggttaataagaGAGCGATCCCAAAGTCCACAAAACTGTTCAAAATAGAATCCGTTTGTGCAAATTTCCACCCGTTGATACAAATTTCCAAGACGAACATATAAACAGAGAAAGACAGACAGAGAAAGACATATGTATAGACgagagagaagagaataaaaataagAGCAAGCGATTTTGGAGCTCTGCAACTTCTTCCATTGCCATGGTAAGAAACAAGAAGCTTCCTTTTTCTCAGTCTCACTGTGCAAATTCAGTCTGAATCACTAATAAGCTTCTTTTGCTAATTGCCCAGGATTACCTAAAATCCGTGGTACCTTCTCAACTCGTCTCGGAGAGAGGCTCCAATCTAATCGTCATCAACCCAGGTACTGCAATCTCTTTACCAAACCCATCAAAGATTTATTTGAACAGACACAAAACCCACCTAGGAATTCCAAAGTTGGCTTGCTTAATTTGGTTCTTTCATTGTACCCAGGTTCCACAAATATCAGAATTGGCCTTGCTTCCCAAGATGCCCCTTTTAATATTCCTCACTGCATTGCTCGGTATACCAACCAAGTGCCCAAGAAGAATGTACAAGATCAGGTTTGTTGTACTTCAATAAAGATTTTAATACTCTATTTTACTCTGAGATGGTCGTGATAATTGGTTTTCTAATGTAATTTACTTGCTTTTTTTCTGGCTTTTTCAGATGCTCAATTCGCAGGTTACAACTGCACAGCATGTGGAGAGAGAAAAGGCGTATGATGTTGTAAGTTAATGCATATTGGTATATTTaatctttgtcttttttttttttttatccgttATTACTTCTTTCAATTGAATGTGGGTCTTTTGATTTTGAAGATTGCATCGCTTTTGAAGATTCCGTTTCTGGATGAAGAGGTCGCTAACAATTCCTTCCCACGCAAGGTGTGAGAATGGGTTAATAACTGAACGTATATTAAATATGGTTTAGTTAATTTGATCAATATAACGTGTTCCCCATTTGTGCTCCTCATGATTACTTTCCATTTtgtataataattgtttttttttttttccttttttttttaaactattggATCTTACAgttgttctttcttttcttttctagaacttttaaaaaaatgagaatccaataatggaaaaaagaaaagaaaatataataaaaatactagCAAAAAAGTTTGCAATGGTTCAGTtcttaaaattattgaaattgttCGTGCAGATGGGACGTGTTGATGGATATAATCCACCAAATACCAGGAAGGATGCAGCATTTAATTGGACAGATGTATATGAGAAGAACATGAATTCAACTTCAGTGTCAGGTAACGGGCAAAATCTTTATATTTTGTATGCTTCATGcacttttaacttctttttttttttttttttttttttttctcccaccttTGGCCACTTAGCTGAACGTTTTACATCAGggagtaaaaaggaaaaatggatatattttatttatgcattaacctaagaattttatttataatgaaatCATTTTTTTGCCCGCTTTTAActgatcaatatatatttatgaaaaatccaAAATGATGACTATGTATTTTATCACCGTAATAGCTAGTTTTTAGCTTTGCTTCAGAAGCTAAGGCATTATTAGTATGTCTACCCTTGATATTCATCAGAATTTGGATACTGAGgttgaattttagttttttttctgtttaatgGATGCTTAGCATGGAATTGGATGGTGCAGACAGTGGTGGGACTTATAAGAGCAAGCCTGATCAGGCTGTTAACCCTGTTTTACTTTGTTTAGTGATCCACCAAGTAACCTATCAGAAACTTTGCTGTAGTTATTTTTCCGAGTGAACCCCCAATCCACATATTGCATATGATAGTTATCTTATTCATGCCCAATTGAATTAGTTTGGTTGGCCATATAGCATTTAATTTGATGTGTTCCCTTCTAGAAGCCACATAATCTGAGCTCAGTttacattttcttaaattagtAAATCGGTTTTGCAGAAAATTTAATGGACAAAGGCATGACTAATGAGCCCTTGGACGGCCAACATGAAGGTTCCGAACCTAAGGAGCTTCCTTCAAATGAACATAAGTTCAAAGCCTTCATTTGCGGAGAAGAAGCACTAAAAATATCCCCCACAGAACCATATTGCTTACATCGTCCTATACGCAGAGGTCACTTAAATATTTCAGAACATTATTCCATGCAGCAGGTACAGTCAAGACAATTATTTGCTTTCTACCATACTTCTAAACTAAAGATTATAATTAACATCTAATGTGAGCATGACAGCATCGTCAGCTCTGCAGGATTTATGCATTGTAcataatatgtgtgtgtgtggactGTCTAGTTTTcatgtttcttaattttgacaTATACTCCCAGGTATTTGAGGATTTGCATACCATTTGGGACTGGATTTTGATAGAGAAACTGCATATCCCTCTGGCTGAAAGAAACATGTATTCTGCTATTCTTGTTGTGCCAGAAACATTTGACAACCGAGGTAGTTGATGTTAATTATTTCCTATAGTTCTTTCGATGGATATATCTTATTCTCTTCATTCTGCTGTTTTTATCATGCC contains the following coding sequences:
- the LOC125423385 gene encoding uncharacterized protein LOC125423385, with product MGFFSFLGRVLFASLFILSAWQAFNEFGVDGGPAAKELVPKFNIFKKNLSSKLGFALPDIDARQLVATIISAKAIGGILFVFGSSLGAYILLLLLAITTPVLYDFYNYSPEKFQFSVLLSDFLQNLALFGALLFFIGMKNSIPKRQIKKKAPKAKAV